In one Shewanella loihica PV-4 genomic region, the following are encoded:
- a CDS encoding LabA-like NYN domain-containing protein — MKRIALFVDVQNIYYTCRQAYGRQFNYHAMWQRLNEQGEIVTALAYAIDRGDDGQIKFQDALKHIGFEVKLKPYIQRSDGSAKGDWDVGITIDIMEHAPEVDTVVLLSGDGDFALLLEHIGRKYSLETEVYGVPELSAKALMDAATQFHPIEGELLR; from the coding sequence TTGAAACGGATCGCCCTCTTTGTCGATGTACAAAACATCTATTACACCTGCCGCCAGGCCTATGGACGTCAGTTTAACTACCACGCGATGTGGCAGAGACTTAATGAGCAGGGGGAGATAGTTACGGCGCTAGCCTATGCCATCGACCGGGGTGATGATGGCCAGATAAAGTTTCAGGATGCGCTGAAACATATCGGCTTCGAGGTCAAGTTGAAGCCTTATATCCAGCGCAGCGACGGCAGCGCCAAGGGCGACTGGGACGTGGGGATCACCATAGATATCATGGAGCATGCCCCAGAGGTGGATACTGTTGTCTTACTCTCGGGCGATGGCGACTTCGCGTTGCTGCTCGAACATATTGGCCGCAAGTATTCCCTAGAAACTGAAGTTTACGGCGTGCCTGAGCTCAGTGCCAAGGCGCTGATGGACGCAGCCACCCAGTTTCATCCCATAGAAGGTGAACTGCTGCGCTAG
- a CDS encoding tetratricopeptide repeat-containing sulfotransferase family protein — MSREARYLEEARGFYQSGKFSSAGIYARKVIRREPSNGEAQALLGHLAFRSGEHQEAMSCYLKAQAAGFQDQELRLNLVTLHERREAFFDAVNLLRELVEETPQDLSLQLRLGINASRTGDMTTAESALLAALAGDEQAAQASLNLGHVYKAKGDTDKAAAFYHDYIRLAPSQQATAYWSLADLKNYRFTEQDEAALKANIAAEEFSQASQSLFHFALNRVYEQRKQGEQAFDAVRMANQLMRPLRPFKREAFTRLVDSLKSAEVKPRGEETSGPWTPIFIVGMPRSGTTLCEQILASHSQIAATDELPFMERLALSLEMKGGYGAMLPRLSEEQIAQMRQQYIEQVNQYLKAQGEASPSLVPSLVIDKNPNNFIHIGLIKTLFPEAKIINVIRDARDNAMGVYKQHFSHGHDYSYHLDDICHYWQLYLELMAHWQQAYGDSLYHLCFEQLVKAPDQQIPAMVDYVGLALEPACLKFYESKRSVLTPSASQVRRPMNVKAIGQSEAYAAFIPNAYRTLTVIADRAHKSFLS, encoded by the coding sequence TTGAGTCGAGAAGCGCGCTATTTAGAAGAAGCCAGAGGCTTTTATCAGAGTGGAAAATTCTCCTCTGCCGGTATCTATGCCCGTAAGGTGATTCGCAGAGAACCCAGTAATGGTGAGGCGCAGGCCTTGTTGGGCCATCTTGCTTTTCGAAGTGGTGAACATCAAGAAGCCATGAGCTGCTACCTAAAGGCCCAAGCCGCTGGATTTCAAGATCAAGAACTTCGCTTAAATCTGGTGACCCTGCATGAGCGCCGCGAGGCGTTCTTCGATGCCGTTAACTTACTCAGGGAGCTGGTTGAAGAGACGCCGCAAGATTTAAGCCTGCAGCTTCGCCTGGGCATAAACGCCAGTCGCACCGGCGATATGACGACGGCCGAGTCGGCGCTACTCGCTGCGTTAGCGGGTGATGAGCAGGCGGCGCAGGCAAGCCTGAACCTTGGGCATGTCTACAAGGCCAAGGGGGACACAGATAAGGCCGCAGCCTTTTACCATGATTATATTCGTTTGGCGCCCAGTCAGCAGGCGACCGCCTACTGGAGCCTGGCGGATCTGAAAAACTATCGATTCACCGAGCAAGATGAAGCGGCCCTTAAGGCCAATATTGCTGCCGAGGAGTTCTCTCAGGCGAGTCAGTCGCTATTTCATTTTGCCCTGAATCGTGTCTATGAGCAGCGCAAGCAGGGTGAGCAGGCCTTCGATGCGGTGCGAATGGCCAACCAGCTGATGCGTCCACTACGGCCCTTTAAGAGAGAGGCCTTTACCCGCTTGGTCGATAGCCTCAAGTCGGCTGAGGTGAAGCCGCGCGGTGAAGAGACTAGCGGGCCTTGGACACCTATCTTTATCGTTGGCATGCCGCGCTCGGGCACCACCCTGTGTGAGCAGATCCTGGCCAGCCATTCTCAAATTGCAGCGACAGATGAGTTGCCCTTCATGGAGCGTCTGGCCCTGAGTCTGGAGATGAAGGGGGGTTATGGCGCCATGTTGCCCCGGCTGTCAGAAGAGCAGATAGCCCAGATGCGTCAGCAGTATATCGAGCAGGTGAACCAGTATCTTAAGGCCCAGGGTGAAGCGTCGCCAAGCCTAGTGCCAAGCTTAGTGATAGACAAGAACCCCAACAATTTCATCCATATTGGTCTCATCAAGACACTGTTTCCTGAGGCCAAGATCATCAATGTGATCCGCGATGCCAGAGATAACGCCATGGGGGTCTATAAGCAGCACTTTAGCCATGGTCATGATTACTCCTACCATCTGGATGATATCTGCCACTATTGGCAGCTATATCTGGAGTTGATGGCCCATTGGCAGCAGGCCTATGGCGATAGCTTGTATCACCTCTGTTTCGAGCAGTTGGTGAAGGCGCCGGATCAGCAGATCCCGGCCATGGTGGACTATGTCGGTCTGGCGCTCGAGCCTGCCTGTCTTAAGTTCTATGAGTCAAAGCGCAGCGTGCTGACTCCTAGCGCCAGCCAGGTTAGGCGGCCTATGAATGTAAAGGCGATAGGTCAGAGTGAGGCCTATGCAGCCTTTATTCCCAATGCCTATCGTACCCTGACCGTGATTGCCGATAGGGCCCACAAGAGCTTCTTGAGTTGA
- a CDS encoding efflux RND transporter periplasmic adaptor subunit: MDKKYLYIPLGVLALAALLTFAVAANQAKSQSPTYQPQVVKGKAANGKAANANTANVKAGARAVPIASARVEAHEVAQHLSLVGKLAANRSVQIAAEVSGKVQAINLSDNQAVSQGQVLVHLEDAKAKANLAEAKAYLNDERRKLGEYKRLIKQHAITQTEIDAQLASVDIAEARLQAAQADLDYHTLKAPFDGVIGLVDFSLGKLVSVGSELVSLDDLSSMRLDLQIPERYLSQIYLGMPVVASSSAWPGEQFHGQVVAMAPRINSETLNLKVRVNFDNPSLQLRPGMLISARLDFAPVTQAVVPVQALEYSGTKRFVYVIDSDNIARRTQVTLGARIDDQVLIDDGLSLGDRIVVKGLVNMRDGIKVEDVETGQLAEGLGGRRLTQTQTQTQTQVQTQVQTQVQTGETETARGQS, translated from the coding sequence ATGGATAAAAAATACCTGTACATTCCCCTTGGCGTGCTGGCGCTAGCCGCCTTGCTCACCTTTGCCGTTGCTGCCAATCAGGCCAAGAGCCAGTCGCCAACATATCAGCCCCAAGTTGTAAAGGGCAAAGCTGCTAACGGCAAAGCTGCTAATGCCAACACAGCTAATGTCAAAGCTGGGGCCAGAGCCGTGCCGATTGCCAGTGCCCGGGTCGAGGCCCATGAAGTGGCTCAGCATCTCTCTTTGGTCGGCAAGCTTGCCGCCAATCGCTCGGTGCAGATAGCTGCCGAGGTATCGGGTAAGGTGCAGGCGATCAACTTAAGCGATAATCAGGCGGTGTCTCAGGGGCAGGTATTGGTGCATCTCGAAGATGCCAAGGCCAAGGCAAATCTTGCAGAGGCCAAGGCCTATCTGAACGATGAGCGGCGCAAGTTAGGCGAGTACAAGCGGCTGATAAAACAGCACGCTATTACTCAGACCGAGATAGATGCTCAGCTGGCCAGCGTCGATATCGCCGAGGCCAGGCTGCAGGCCGCCCAGGCGGACCTGGATTATCACACCCTCAAGGCCCCCTTCGACGGTGTGATTGGGCTGGTGGACTTTAGTCTGGGCAAGCTGGTGAGCGTGGGCAGCGAGCTGGTAAGCCTGGACGATCTCTCCAGCATGCGTCTGGATCTGCAGATCCCCGAGCGTTATCTGTCGCAGATCTACCTAGGCATGCCTGTGGTGGCCAGCAGCAGTGCCTGGCCAGGCGAGCAGTTTCATGGTCAGGTGGTGGCCATGGCGCCGCGGATCAACTCCGAGACCCTCAATCTTAAGGTGAGGGTGAATTTCGACAACCCCAGCCTTCAGCTCAGGCCCGGCATGTTGATCTCGGCGCGGCTTGATTTTGCCCCTGTGACTCAGGCGGTAGTGCCGGTTCAGGCGCTGGAATACTCAGGCACCAAACGTTTCGTCTATGTGATCGACAGCGACAATATCGCCCGCCGCACTCAGGTGACCCTGGGGGCGCGTATCGACGATCAGGTGCTGATCGATGATGGCTTATCCTTGGGCGACAGAATCGTGGTCAAGGGGCTGGTTAACATGCGTGATGGCATCAAGGTGGAAGATGTTGAAACCGGCCAGCTCGCCGAGGGGCTGGGAGGCAGGCGTTTGACTCAGACCCAGACCCAGACTCAGACTCAGGTCCAGACTCAGGTCCAGACTCAGGTCCAGACGGGCGAGACTGAAACCGCGCGGGGGCAGAGCTAA
- a CDS encoding glycogen synthase has protein sequence MSKTQKESAMKRVLMVAAENGALKGAKVGGMADVIRDLPGALYPLGVCSDVIMPSYGFLHRQQGAEPLGELVVDFYGQPHWLTLYRASHPSLPEVNLFLLDHPLFDQGGKIYTPGASDRPFAEDANKFALFCLGVAKAVLSGLMSRPDHLHLHDWHCGVLALLRAFAPEYAALQAIPCVLSIHNLAIQGARPLTQEHSSLQAWLPSLFASLERDALNQVIDPRYPQCFNPLRAAIVLSDRVHLVSPSYAQEVLRPSSPDKGFIGGEGLEADLQQKQQAGALHGILNGCEYPSKLKRSGQLSKRQALLRGNTDKLLPLIDSAEQAIQGWLCQTPWVRSVDQLALMSLARLRRQSEFQDAPRLLLTSVGRLTDQKMAILCYRDQQGISTLEYLLKLLAEHAPNGLMAILGSGDQAIEAQLAQLAGRYQNLLFINGFDLPLSDTLYECGNLFIMPSSFEPCGISQMLAMRAAQPCLVHGVGGLKDTVSHGEDGFVFYGDSLAEQSSALLEILAQTLPLIGKEAWHVICDNASQKRFSWGASAKRYCQHLYCL, from the coding sequence ATGAGTAAGACGCAGAAGGAGAGCGCCATGAAGCGCGTGTTGATGGTCGCCGCCGAAAATGGCGCGCTCAAGGGTGCCAAGGTGGGCGGCATGGCCGATGTGATCCGCGACCTGCCGGGCGCCCTCTATCCTCTGGGGGTGTGTAGCGATGTGATCATGCCAAGCTATGGTTTTCTGCATCGTCAGCAGGGGGCCGAGCCGCTGGGTGAACTGGTGGTCGACTTCTATGGCCAGCCCCATTGGCTGACCCTCTACCGCGCATCGCATCCCAGTCTGCCTGAGGTGAACCTGTTTCTGTTGGATCATCCACTGTTCGATCAGGGGGGTAAGATCTACACCCCGGGGGCGAGCGATCGCCCCTTCGCCGAGGACGCCAACAAGTTCGCCCTGTTCTGCCTCGGGGTCGCCAAGGCGGTGTTGTCCGGCTTGATGTCAAGGCCGGATCATCTGCATCTGCATGACTGGCACTGCGGCGTGCTGGCGCTGCTGCGCGCCTTTGCCCCCGAGTATGCCGCGCTGCAGGCGATCCCCTGTGTGCTGTCTATCCACAATCTGGCGATTCAGGGGGCGCGGCCCTTAACTCAGGAGCACTCCTCACTGCAGGCCTGGTTGCCGAGTCTGTTCGCCTCGCTTGAGCGTGACGCACTCAATCAGGTGATCGATCCCAGGTACCCCCAATGCTTCAATCCGCTGCGGGCCGCCATAGTGCTGAGCGATCGCGTGCATCTGGTGTCGCCCAGCTATGCCCAGGAGGTGCTGCGTCCCTCATCGCCCGATAAAGGGTTTATTGGCGGCGAAGGCTTAGAGGCGGACCTTCAGCAGAAACAGCAAGCGGGTGCGTTGCATGGCATCTTAAACGGCTGCGAGTATCCGAGTAAGTTGAAACGTTCGGGTCAGCTCAGCAAGCGTCAGGCGCTGCTCAGGGGCAACACAGACAAGCTGTTGCCGCTCATCGATAGCGCCGAGCAGGCGATACAAGGTTGGTTATGTCAGACGCCTTGGGTGCGCAGCGTCGATCAGCTGGCGCTGATGTCTCTTGCTCGGCTGAGGCGACAGTCGGAGTTTCAGGATGCCCCCAGGCTGCTGCTGACCTCTGTGGGGCGCCTGACGGATCAGAAGATGGCGATCCTCTGCTATCGTGACCAGCAGGGTATCAGCACACTAGAATATCTGCTAAAGCTCTTGGCTGAGCATGCGCCTAATGGCCTGATGGCTATCCTGGGTAGCGGCGATCAGGCGATAGAGGCGCAACTGGCACAGCTTGCCGGGCGCTATCAGAACCTGCTCTTTATCAACGGCTTCGACTTGCCATTGTCTGACACCCTGTACGAGTGCGGTAACCTGTTTATCATGCCCAGCTCCTTCGAGCCCTGCGGCATCAGTCAGATGCTGGCGATGCGGGCCGCTCAGCCCTGCCTGGTGCATGGCGTTGGGGGGCTGAAAGATACGGTGAGTCATGGCGAAGACGGGTTTGTCTTCTATGGCGACAGTCTGGCGGAGCAGTCGAGCGCTTTGTTGGAGATCTTGGCGCAGACCCTGCCGCTCATCGGTAAGGAGGCCTGGCACGTTATCTGCGACAATGCCAGTCAGAAGCGTTTCAGCTGGGGCGCCTCGGCAAAGCGTTACTGTCAGCACCTCTACTGCCTTTAA
- a CDS encoding sulfotransferase — MHQSCFDRPIIIISAPRSGSTLLFELLSHSESLWTIGGESHAVIEKHRQLNITAKGFASNALDISDWDADIDQQLKADFEAALRDHQGKPYLKSLGPIRFLEKTPKNSLRIDFLAKLFPDARFIYLVRDPKENVASIMQAWRSGRFRTYPGLPGWGGDWSLLLPPGWQALRGKPLEQIASFQWCQANEHIMASLDKLPQERWHLVSYHDLVADPKGTTQKIVEFCQLSLDASLAERSEGKLPHSRYTVSAPKADKWLANYSAIAAIWPQTQACLHKVNQRLASRDILPFATDLPSPPEDLQTSASVPASTTQNREEIKLEQASPQLIEGSSTRYPNTARNAPCPCGSALKYKACHGKLQ, encoded by the coding sequence TTGCATCAATCCTGTTTCGATAGACCCATTATCATCATCTCGGCGCCGCGATCCGGCAGCACGCTACTTTTTGAACTCTTAAGCCATAGCGAATCACTCTGGACCATTGGTGGCGAGAGCCACGCTGTAATAGAAAAGCACAGGCAGCTCAATATCACCGCTAAGGGATTTGCCTCCAATGCGCTGGATATCAGCGACTGGGATGCGGATATTGACCAGCAGCTCAAGGCTGACTTCGAGGCCGCGCTGAGGGATCATCAGGGGAAACCCTACCTGAAGAGCTTAGGACCGATCCGCTTTCTGGAGAAAACCCCAAAGAACAGCCTACGTATCGACTTTCTCGCTAAGCTCTTTCCCGACGCCCGCTTCATCTATCTGGTGCGGGATCCCAAGGAAAATGTTGCCAGCATAATGCAGGCCTGGCGCAGCGGCCGTTTTCGCACCTACCCAGGCCTGCCCGGCTGGGGCGGCGACTGGTCACTCCTGCTGCCTCCGGGTTGGCAGGCGCTCAGAGGAAAGCCACTAGAACAGATCGCCAGCTTCCAGTGGTGTCAGGCCAACGAGCACATCATGGCCTCGCTGGACAAGCTGCCCCAAGAGCGCTGGCACTTAGTCAGCTATCATGATCTGGTTGCCGATCCTAAGGGCACCACCCAGAAGATAGTCGAGTTCTGCCAGCTTTCCTTAGACGCTTCACTGGCCGAGCGAAGCGAAGGCAAGCTGCCTCACTCACGCTACACAGTCTCGGCCCCTAAGGCCGATAAATGGCTGGCCAACTATTCGGCCATCGCCGCTATCTGGCCACAAACACAAGCTTGTCTGCATAAGGTAAATCAGCGACTGGCGTCACGAGACATCTTGCCTTTTGCAACAGATCTACCCTCGCCACCAGAGGACCTACAAACGTCGGCGTCGGTTCCAGCGTCAACTACCCAGAACAGGGAAGAAATCAAGCTTGAACAAGCAAGTCCCCAGTTAATCGAGGGTTCGAGCACTCGCTACCCCAATACCGCCCGTAACGCCCCCTGCCCCTGCGGCTCTGCGCTGAAATACAAGGCCTGCCACGGCAAACTGCAATAG
- a CDS encoding aspartyl/asparaginyl beta-hydroxylase domain-containing protein produces MKLAKEFYRLPLSFDVERLQQELAAFDEDDWRAHHESFKGNSAIALISVGGSFNNEFKGPMSPTPALLQSSYLQQVIASFGEVIGRSRLMRLAPGCEVPLHSDINYHWHNRVRIHIPIVTDEAVQFHCDDKQVHMGEGECWIFDSWKYHKVMNKSDKMRVHLVIDTMGSSRFWQMVNEASLAYGDLDDPSFKPKHLSYTPDKSTEIITEKVNFPLVMPPSEVRLLTQELTAQIQSAIGNGSEASQAFIKLLNDFALDWQALWSQFGDDKAGWDAFHRLRQQTLAQAAPLEQQVMVDSQTSAMKILVHLIMGPAMSPELAQVNTAAPQPTSTPSTPISSQTRPTPSSQAASAVKMPQPEPGLTRNSPCPCGSGKKYKQCHGQLN; encoded by the coding sequence ATGAAGTTAGCGAAAGAGTTCTACCGCCTGCCCCTGAGTTTCGATGTCGAGCGCCTGCAACAGGAGCTGGCCGCCTTCGATGAAGATGATTGGCGCGCCCATCATGAGAGCTTTAAAGGCAATTCGGCCATCGCCCTTATCTCGGTCGGCGGCAGCTTTAACAACGAATTTAAGGGCCCTATGAGCCCCACTCCTGCGTTGCTGCAGAGTTCCTATCTCCAGCAGGTGATCGCCTCCTTCGGCGAGGTAATTGGCCGCTCTCGTCTGATGCGTCTAGCCCCCGGCTGCGAGGTGCCCCTGCACAGCGACATCAACTACCATTGGCACAACCGGGTGCGTATCCATATCCCCATCGTCACAGACGAGGCGGTACAGTTTCACTGCGACGATAAGCAGGTACACATGGGCGAGGGAGAATGCTGGATTTTCGACTCCTGGAAATACCATAAGGTGATGAACAAGAGTGACAAAATGCGGGTGCATCTGGTTATCGACACAATGGGCTCGAGTCGTTTTTGGCAAATGGTCAACGAGGCATCGCTGGCCTATGGCGACTTAGATGACCCAAGCTTTAAGCCTAAACACCTAAGTTACACTCCAGACAAATCTACAGAGATCATCACAGAGAAGGTGAACTTCCCCTTGGTGATGCCCCCCAGCGAGGTACGTCTGCTAACCCAGGAGCTGACTGCTCAGATCCAAAGCGCGATCGGTAATGGCTCAGAGGCTAGTCAAGCCTTTATCAAGTTACTCAATGACTTCGCGCTAGATTGGCAGGCGCTATGGTCACAATTTGGCGATGATAAGGCTGGCTGGGACGCCTTCCATCGACTGCGGCAACAAACTTTGGCGCAGGCGGCGCCGCTAGAGCAGCAGGTGATGGTGGACAGTCAAACATCGGCGATGAAGATACTGGTGCATCTGATCATGGGGCCGGCCATGAGCCCTGAATTGGCTCAGGTAAATACAGCCGCGCCTCAACCTACGTCAACACCCAGCACCCCCATATCGTCACAAACAAGACCCACACCATCCTCGCAAGCCGCTAGCGCAGTGAAGATGCCGCAGCCCGAGCCTGGACTGACTCGCAACAGCCCCTGCCCCTGCGGCTCTGGCAAGAAATATAAGCAGTGCCACGGTCAGCTTAACTAA